Proteins encoded by one window of Bacteroidales bacterium:
- a CDS encoding DUF721 domain-containing protein produces MSRRSTEISLKDAIEKMLKDYKLEDKLLETRLIGSWEQVAGKLIARHTRELYIQNRVLCIKTDIAALKQELTYMKTSLLDKLNKAAGSTVIDDIRFL; encoded by the coding sequence ATGAGCAGGCGATCCACAGAAATATCCTTAAAGGATGCAATTGAGAAAATGCTCAAGGATTATAAACTTGAGGATAAACTTCTTGAAACCCGCTTGATTGGCTCATGGGAGCAGGTCGCCGGAAAGTTAATTGCACGTCACACCCGGGAATTGTACATTCAGAATCGGGTACTTTGTATTAAGACGGATATTGCCGCGCTGAAACAGGAATTGACCTATATGAAGACCAGTTTGCTCGATAAGCTTAATAAAGCCGCCGGCTCAACGGTGATTGATGATATCAGGTTTTTATAG
- a CDS encoding DUF1566 domain-containing protein codes for MGEAFFGQDAQFTHTAPVYTKSSDGLTVKDEVTGLTWQKTYEKPTSGGMYYWAETQTEVDNLNKQNYGGYNDWRVPTIKELYSLWNASVGWPWIDTKYFDIKYTDEQDLSHAIFWSSDKYTGVMGNVNGETPGAELAFGVNFGTGHIKSYSISVGPKHFVRCVRGNLSYGVNLFQNNNDGTISDLATGLMWQQTDNGSGMDWEHALAYAQTQNNANYLGHNDWRLPNTKELQSLVDYTRSPGATNPANVGPAINAMFSCTAILNDGGKADYPYYWTSTSAISNPTGTYNNAWYVAFGRAENGSGEDLHGAGAVRFDKKIVGTGEGEERVLNYVRLVRTIK; via the coding sequence TTGGGAGAAGCCTTTTTTGGTCAGGATGCTCAGTTTACCCATACAGCACCTGTTTATACCAAAAGCAGTGATGGACTTACGGTAAAAGACGAAGTTACCGGTTTAACCTGGCAGAAAACCTATGAAAAACCAACTTCCGGTGGTATGTATTACTGGGCAGAAACTCAGACTGAAGTTGACAATCTGAACAAACAAAACTATGGCGGCTATAACGACTGGCGCGTGCCTACCATCAAGGAGCTATACTCTTTATGGAATGCAAGTGTCGGTTGGCCTTGGATTGATACAAAATATTTTGATATTAAATATACAGATGAACAAGACCTTAGTCACGCAATATTCTGGAGTAGCGACAAATATACCGGAGTAATGGGCAATGTAAACGGGGAAACGCCCGGAGCAGAACTTGCCTTTGGTGTGAATTTTGGCACCGGACATATTAAATCGTATAGTATCAGCGTAGGTCCAAAACACTTTGTTCGTTGTGTACGCGGCAATCTTTCGTATGGCGTCAATTTATTCCAAAACAACAACGATGGTACTATTTCCGATTTGGCTACCGGCTTAATGTGGCAACAAACCGACAACGGTTCGGGAATGGATTGGGAACACGCACTGGCTTATGCGCAAACGCAGAATAACGCAAATTATCTGGGGCACAACGATTGGCGTTTACCCAATACAAAAGAATTACAAAGTCTGGTGGATTACACACGGTCTCCAGGTGCAACAAACCCAGCCAATGTGGGACCGGCAATCAATGCCATGTTCAGTTGTACGGCTATTCTGAACGATGGCGGAAAGGCCGACTACCCCTATTACTGGACAAGTACATCGGCAATTTCAAATCCAACCGGCACTTACAACAATGCCTGGTATGTGGCTTTTGGCCGGGCAGAAAATGGAAGCGGCGAAGACCTTCACGGTGCCGGTGCTGTGCGCTTTGACAAAAAGATAGTAGGAACCGGCGAAGGAGAGGAACGGGTGTTAAACTATGTACGATTGGTAAGAACAATTAAATAA
- a CDS encoding polysaccharide deacetylase family protein, producing MLFPQGKSKALILSFDDGNVADRHLVKLMNEYGLIGTFHLNSNKLGTKDYLTKEEIKNLYKGHEVSGHTANHPSLPSLSKVDVIYEVLEDRRELERLIAYPVRGMSYPFGNTSDLVIEAISGLGIEYARTVGDTYNFNLPTEFLKWQPSIHLFGKTNYIPNDTANDIKELGQFYQLTNEFLNSKSLALFYVWGHSWEYEGPGNKWAEVETFFKMISNNPEIYYTTQIELVDYINAFKNLKFSVDKTMVTNPSSITVYVRMNGKVFTIEAGSTQLLN from the coding sequence ATGCTTTTCCCGCAGGGCAAATCCAAAGCATTGATTTTGAGTTTTGATGATGGAAATGTAGCCGACAGGCATTTGGTGAAATTGATGAATGAGTATGGTCTGATTGGGACTTTTCATCTTAACTCCAATAAACTCGGGACAAAGGATTATCTCACCAAAGAAGAGATTAAAAACCTGTACAAGGGACACGAAGTATCCGGTCATACGGCTAATCATCCAAGTCTGCCTTCGCTATCAAAAGTCGATGTGATTTATGAAGTGCTGGAGGATAGAAGAGAATTGGAGCGACTGATAGCTTATCCTGTTCGTGGAATGTCGTATCCTTTTGGAAATACCAGCGATCTTGTAATTGAGGCAATAAGCGGATTAGGCATCGAATACGCAAGAACTGTCGGTGATACATACAACTTCAATCTGCCCACTGAATTTCTTAAATGGCAGCCTTCCATTCATTTATTCGGAAAAACAAATTATATACCCAACGACACGGCAAACGACATAAAAGAATTAGGACAATTTTATCAGCTTACAAATGAGTTTCTGAATTCGAAGTCATTGGCCTTGTTTTATGTATGGGGACATAGTTGGGAATATGAAGGACCCGGTAATAAATGGGCAGAAGTGGAGACGTTTTTCAAAATGATTTCCAATAATCCTGAAATATACTATACCACACAAATAGAGTTGGTGGATTATATCAATGCCTTTAAAAATCTCAAATTTTCTGTCGACAAAACCATGGTTACAAATCCAAGTTCGATAACTGTGTATGTGAGAATGAATGGGAAAGTATTTACCATTGAAGCTGGTAGCACACAGCTGTTGAATTAA